A portion of the Ricinus communis isolate WT05 ecotype wild-type chromosome 10, ASM1957865v1, whole genome shotgun sequence genome contains these proteins:
- the LOC8271116 gene encoding serine/arginine-rich splicing factor 4 produces the protein MSLYIGNLSSRIRRDELERVFQRFGQCDVRLKDGYGFVVYEFPPNAEKALRALEKKHICGEALNLSWSNKQPRQFNRLARAGGRSYEPQHSRDSVKGKLGSNVLDYRTSVKQSDGFSKRSASTNMRDKEVMYDKNRAKDNFGDEHSGYREEFLGEGGRFESDRVENDRWGEQLHYQLNENGLKNDVVFERYEPCPDYERKYDSGVHQLAYRGGSPALRRPQKDIGRDNSNEVNLKCSRDANFQATCYQCGGSGHKMRNCPQESSSLRNSTRSDPRHDDRRGSGGSERRRFGSRSQERSSRDSMPKRLLKNDTKSSSLGKDQKSIWNGSSPVGNETDKSLKTHDGGNKRSRKEIESPKGHDTKKTRRSFSSSLHSRSHSSSQSLEHVKRSCSHSRSRARLLSSKSRSTSRSHYTQSKSCKSMARTSSHTSLSVSLGQPLPSSSNKAQLNLKGSSDNVTTPESKEILTEKEQPVEGDNGLEEAKVEKRIVAVNSEIGVTPPQAEIEMEKGQPLEKDTEDHQMASCSLYEVSNISTVAVEKGTVDNGGSPKSLVEMNCQDSDKLTTELAPVQMKNPDSDPSISLRSGHSLSISSEELHLVIKHYYGHDLQNENQRHLPADAYFGSARLWPWEIIYYRRLKKGPISVENYARRLDQNREFGVVDKYIRSSSGWEELTQEN, from the coding sequence ATGTCCCTGTATATTGGTAATCTATCATCACGCATTCGTAGAGATGAACTTGAGCGTGTTTTCCAAAGGTTTGGACAATGCGATGTACGGCTAAAGGATGGATATGGATTCGTGGTGTATGAGTTCCCTCCAAATGCAGAGAAAGCTCTAAgagcattagaaaaaaagCACATTTGTGGTGAGGCATTAAATCTTTCGTGGTCAAATAAACAGCCTAGACAGTTCAACAGATTAGCAAGGGCTGGTGGTAGATCCTATGAACCACAGCACAGCAGGGATTCTGTTAAAGGAAAGTTGGGATCAAATGTTCTGGATTATAGAACGAGTGTTAAGCAATCAGATGGTTTTAGCAAAAGGAGTGCTTCCACTAACATGCGTGATAAAGAGGTGATGTACGATAAGAATCGTGCCAAAGATAACTTTGGGGATGAGCATTCTGGCTATAGGGAAGAGTTTTTGGGTGAAGGTGGTAGGTTTGAATCTGATCGAGTGGAAAATGATAGATGGGGTGAGCAACTACATTACCAACTGAATGAAAATGGTCTTAAAAATGATGTAGTATTTGAGAGATATGAACCTTGCCCAGATTACgagagaaaatatgatagTGGAGTCCATCAATTGGCCTATCGTGGTGGCTCCCCTGCTCTACGAAGACCTCAAAAGGATATAGGTAGAGATAACAGTAATGAAGTCAATTTGAAGTGTTCTCGCGATGCAAATTTCCAAGCAACTTGCTACCAATGTGGAGGTTCAGGTCATAAGATGCGCAATTGTCCCCAAGAGAGTTCTTCACTAAGAAATTCCACTAGGTCTGATCCTAGGCATGATGATAGAAGAGGTAGTGGTGGAAGTGAACGAAGAAGATTTGGATCTAGGTCACAGGAAAGGTCAAGTAGGGATTCAATGCCAAAAAGATTACTCAAGAATGATACAAAATCATCTAGCTTAGGAAAGGATCAAAAATCTATATGGAATGGAAGCTCCCCTGTTGGCAATGAAACTGATAAGTCCTTGAAAACGCACGACGGAGGAAACAAGCGAAGTAGGAAGGAAATTGAATCTCCAAAAGGACATgacacaaagaaaacaaggAGGTCATTTTCGTCTTCCCTCCATTCCAGATCTCACTCATCATCTCAGTCCTTGGAGCATGTGAAAAGGTCTTGTTCCCACTCTAGATCTAGAGCACGATTGTTGTCGTCCAAATCAAGGTCTACCTCAAGATCACATTATACTCAATCCAAGAGCTGCAAGTCTATGGCAAGAACAAGCTCCCATACCTCCTTGTCTGTCTCACTTGGTCAACCCTtaccttcttcttcaaacaaGGCACAGTTGAATCTGAAAGGATCTTCAGATAATGTTACTACTCCAGAATCCAAGGAGATCTTGACTGAAAAAGAACAACCTGTAGAAGGTGATAATGGCTTGGAGGAGGCAAAAGTTGAAAAAAGAATTGTGGCAGTGAACAGTGAAATTGGGGTGACTCCTCCCCAAGCAGAAATTGAAATGGAGAAAGGCCAGCCTCTAGAGAAGGATACCGAAGACCACCAAATGGCATCCTGCTCATTGTATGAAGTATCGAATATAAGCACAGTGGCAGTAGAGAAAGGAACAGTTGACAATGGGGGGTCTCCAAAAAGTCTTGTAGAGATGAACTGTCAAGATTCAGATAAATTGACGACAGAGCTTGCACCTGTTCAAATGAAGAATCCAGATTCAGATCCTTCCATCAGTTTGCGCTCTGGCCATTCATTAAGTATTTCCTCAGAGGAGCTGCACTTGGTTATAAAACATTATTATGGGCATGATCTTCAGAATGAAAATCAAAGGCATTTACCTGCTGATGCATACTTTGGTTCTGCTCGCTTGTGGCCTTGGGAGATTATCTACTACAGGAGGTTGAAGAAGGGTCCTATCTCTGTTGAAAACTATGCGAGGCGACTTGATCAGAATAGGGAATTTGGTGtagttgacaaatatatcagaAGTAGTAGCGGATGGGAAGAATTGACCCAAGAGAACTGA